In Acidobacteriota bacterium, a single window of DNA contains:
- a CDS encoding GAF domain-containing protein — MTLLGAAGVLIGLLLVLLAGLVWRLRAVRASHDRARARIAALLESDGAGLAVWDSGGRLVACNARFREFYPEVTLQRGLEFEDLVRYTATRAVVIVPEEEIEDWIEKRLAGRAEASTETRRTPDDRRIEIRMRPTEQGETLLVYTDVTAACAAAAGAAAAAPSATAQAAALRVLQEAVAVGHEAGSFHQAVRDVTRLLAESGGWDAGTAYLAAADGSGALVSTGVWHVANEQVAPLATRSAIDACCDDADDQVLRRAVASAAATWIANVTVDPRLSDARRDALGGIRSICAVPVSSAGRVVAVVELFAAASTAPDPIRERLIVSAVGQLAHVIERERAAFTPAAAPDAGFQPG, encoded by the coding sequence GTGACCCTGCTGGGGGCAGCCGGTGTTCTCATCGGCCTGCTCCTCGTCCTTCTCGCGGGCCTGGTATGGCGGCTGCGGGCCGTCCGGGCCAGCCACGACAGGGCCCGGGCGCGGATCGCGGCGCTGCTCGAGAGCGACGGCGCGGGGCTGGCGGTCTGGGATTCCGGCGGCCGGCTCGTCGCTTGCAACGCCCGCTTTCGGGAGTTCTATCCCGAGGTGACCCTGCAGCGCGGTCTCGAGTTCGAGGATCTCGTGCGCTACACCGCCACCCGGGCGGTGGTGATAGTGCCCGAGGAGGAGATCGAGGACTGGATCGAGAAGCGGCTTGCCGGTCGCGCCGAGGCGTCGACCGAGACGCGCCGCACGCCGGACGACCGCCGGATCGAGATCCGCATGCGGCCCACCGAGCAGGGAGAGACCCTGCTCGTCTACACCGACGTCACCGCCGCCTGCGCCGCCGCGGCCGGCGCTGCGGCTGCCGCACCCTCGGCGACCGCGCAGGCGGCGGCGTTGCGCGTACTCCAGGAAGCCGTGGCCGTGGGTCACGAGGCGGGGTCGTTCCACCAGGCCGTCCGCGACGTGACCCGGCTGCTGGCCGAGTCGGGGGGATGGGATGCCGGCACCGCCTATCTCGCCGCGGCCGACGGCAGCGGCGCGCTGGTCTCGACCGGCGTGTGGCACGTCGCGAACGAACAGGTCGCACCACTCGCGACCCGCTCCGCGATCGACGCCTGCTGCGACGATGCGGACGATCAGGTGCTGCGGCGCGCCGTCGCCTCCGCGGCGGCGACCTGGATAGCGAACGTGACCGTCGATCCGCGACTGTCCGACGCGCGCCGGGACGCCCTGGGCGGCATTCGATCGATCTGCGCGGTCCCGGTTTCATCGGCAGGCCGGGTGGTCGCCGTGGTCGAGCTCTTCGCGGCGGCTTCGACGGCCCCGGATCCGATTCGGGAACGGCTCATCGTCAGCGCCGTCGGACAGCTCGCCCACGTCATCGAGCGCGAGCGGGCCGCCTTTACGCCCGCTGCGGCGCCGGACGCCGGATTTCAGCCGGGCTGA
- a CDS encoding divalent metal cation transporter, with the protein MPNDQPSASARSGSAASESLNRLPLPDTGARGLLRHFGPGLILMMTGIGTSHLVTAPVAGGRFEYALLWCIPVAYIFKYYGFEMAFRFTNATGRSMLDAYTTAPGKWPVWYVLITTIVQCALGQAGRLAAAAAVLFYVFSEYLGLGLPAWLYGLGLGALSVGIILYGRYAAVELSTKVLAGLLFVSTVGVYLFEPAPMSAMGRFFVFETPVGSWLVIAAFLGLLPTGIDVSLQASEWGKAKRVGMGRIREQLERDGLAKRFDPFGGSPSTDLAVDVSKLPEHAQEYCRRWFRIGLWDFTLGHVVSFLLAVIFLLLAAVWLYPAEVAGNAVIGEIARIFTDSIGPGMMLIFLLGAFAATFSTAFNYFDGWPRVVAACCRNLFRATAALPGIAADQLTDDHRRTAASEYNIYRITMFYSLIAAVLILAGLPRPVFLVLVSSALAFFIAPVIFFLNLYYCVTVIPKNDTAFYPSPAVRAFAWFSLVVFTGLTAVVILARVFGVTLFG; encoded by the coding sequence ATGCCGAACGACCAGCCGTCCGCTTCCGCGCGATCCGGGTCCGCGGCGTCCGAGAGTCTGAATCGGCTTCCGCTGCCCGACACCGGCGCGCGCGGGCTCCTGCGCCACTTCGGGCCGGGGTTGATCCTGATGATGACCGGGATCGGCACGAGTCATCTCGTCACCGCGCCGGTGGCCGGCGGGCGTTTCGAATACGCACTGCTCTGGTGCATTCCGGTGGCCTACATCTTCAAGTACTACGGCTTCGAGATGGCGTTCCGGTTCACCAACGCGACCGGCCGCAGCATGCTCGACGCGTATACCACCGCCCCCGGCAAGTGGCCGGTCTGGTACGTGCTGATCACCACGATCGTCCAGTGCGCGCTCGGTCAGGCGGGACGTCTGGCCGCCGCCGCCGCCGTCCTGTTCTATGTCTTTTCCGAGTATCTCGGCCTCGGCCTGCCGGCGTGGCTGTACGGGCTCGGGCTCGGGGCCCTCTCGGTCGGCATCATCCTCTACGGGCGCTACGCCGCCGTAGAGCTGTCCACCAAGGTGCTGGCCGGACTGCTGTTCGTGTCGACGGTCGGCGTCTACCTCTTCGAGCCGGCGCCGATGTCGGCGATGGGTCGGTTCTTCGTCTTCGAGACGCCGGTCGGCTCGTGGCTCGTCATCGCCGCGTTCCTGGGGTTGCTGCCCACCGGCATCGACGTGTCGCTGCAGGCCTCGGAGTGGGGCAAGGCGAAGCGCGTCGGCATGGGGCGCATCCGCGAGCAGCTCGAGCGGGACGGGCTGGCGAAGCGGTTCGATCCGTTCGGCGGGTCGCCCAGCACGGACCTGGCGGTAGACGTCTCGAAGTTGCCCGAGCACGCGCAGGAGTACTGCCGGCGCTGGTTCCGCATCGGGCTCTGGGACTTCACGCTCGGTCACGTCGTGTCGTTCCTGCTCGCGGTCATCTTCCTGTTGCTGGCCGCGGTCTGGCTCTACCCGGCCGAGGTGGCGGGGAACGCCGTCATCGGCGAGATCGCGCGCATCTTCACCGACAGCATCGGACCGGGAATGATGCTGATCTTTCTGCTGGGCGCGTTCGCGGCCACTTTCTCCACCGCCTTCAACTACTTCGACGGCTGGCCGCGGGTGGTCGCGGCCTGCTGCCGGAACCTGTTCCGCGCCACGGCCGCGCTGCCCGGCATCGCCGCCGACCAGTTGACCGACGACCACCGACGGACCGCGGCCTCCGAGTACAACATCTACCGCATCACGATGTTCTACTCGCTGATCGCCGCCGTGCTGATCCTCGCCGGCCTGCCGCGCCCGGTGTTCCTGGTGCTGGTCTCCTCGGCGCTCGCGTTCTTCATCGCGCCGGTGATCTTCTTCCTGAACCTGTACTACTGCGTGACGGTGATTCCGAAGAACGACACCGCCTTCTATCCCTCGCCGGCGGTGCGCGCCTTCGCGTGGTTCAGCCTCGTCGTGTTCACCGGCCTGACCGCCGTGGTAATCCTGGCCCGCGTGTTCGGAGTGACGCTTTTCGGATAG
- a CDS encoding M23 family metallopeptidase translates to MTAWCVCAVVTALLTGVPAASAGQGAADLIVNVTHRARALHPGEIVVLNVRTSEAPAALAATAFGAELRFFPAGPANVWSALVGIDLEVEPGEHVVAVRATAVDGSLAETDYTLAVEPKQFATRRLRVEPRYVDPPPEVVERILRERDQQAALFPVSTAVRYWRGGFLRPVSARANSAFGRRSVFNGQPRSPHSGADFLAGTGTPIAAPNDGVVVLATDLYFSGNVVIIDHGWGLYSYFAHLSAIDVAEGDRVRKGMVVGKVGATGRVTGPHLHWTVRLNNARVDPLSLLELFPAGGGR, encoded by the coding sequence GTGACGGCGTGGTGCGTGTGCGCTGTCGTCACGGCGTTGCTGACGGGCGTTCCGGCCGCGTCCGCCGGCCAGGGCGCCGCCGATCTGATCGTCAACGTCACCCATCGGGCGCGCGCCCTGCATCCGGGGGAGATCGTGGTCCTCAACGTCCGGACCTCCGAGGCGCCGGCGGCGCTCGCGGCCACGGCGTTCGGCGCCGAGCTGCGTTTCTTCCCGGCCGGGCCCGCCAACGTCTGGTCGGCGCTCGTCGGGATCGATCTCGAGGTAGAGCCGGGAGAGCACGTGGTCGCCGTTCGGGCGACGGCCGTCGACGGTTCGCTGGCCGAGACCGACTACACGCTCGCGGTCGAGCCCAAGCAGTTCGCCACCCGGAGGCTGCGCGTCGAGCCGCGTTACGTCGATCCGCCTCCCGAGGTCGTGGAGCGGATCCTGCGCGAGCGGGATCAACAGGCGGCGCTCTTTCCCGTTTCCACCGCCGTGCGGTACTGGCGCGGCGGGTTCCTTCGCCCGGTTTCGGCGCGTGCGAACAGCGCCTTCGGGCGCCGTAGCGTCTTCAACGGCCAGCCCCGGAGCCCGCACAGCGGCGCGGACTTCCTGGCCGGGACGGGCACGCCGATCGCGGCGCCCAACGACGGTGTCGTGGTCCTTGCCACCGATCTCTATTTCTCGGGCAACGTCGTGATAATCGACCACGGCTGGGGTCTCTACTCCTACTTCGCGCACCTGTCCGCGATCGATGTCGCCGAGGGCGATCGCGTGCGCAAGGGCATGGTGGTCGGCAAGGTCGGCGCGACCGGCCGGGTCACCGGCCCGCACCTCCATTGGACCGTGCGCCTGAACAACGCCCGCGTAGACCCGCTGTCGTTGCTGGAGCTGTTTCCGGCCGGAGGCGGCCGCTGA
- a CDS encoding tagatose 1,6-diphosphate aldolase: MKITPGKLAGMKAVSTGTGTIAAAAMDQRGSLKKALGKAAGGDATDAMLEEFKSIVTAALTPHASAILLDPQWGIEASKRRSDNAGLLLAYEESGYDNTRPGRLPDLLPHWSVRRLKEAGADCVKVLIYYTPYDAAAVNHEKHAFIERIGDECRTNDIPFFLEFVGYDHEGGDEKGPAFAQRKPDVVAGSMAEFTKDRYGVDVMKVEIPVNMKFVEGTRSFQGTRVCTKEEAIHSFRQAAAVAQKPFIYLSAGVSNAEFTESLELATESGVEFAGVLCGRATWKEGIPVYATQGGDAFRAWLDTEGVRNIGNVNDALRGATSWFGAYGVESVEPQPA, translated from the coding sequence GTGAAGATCACACCAGGAAAGCTAGCCGGGATGAAGGCGGTGTCCACCGGGACAGGCACGATTGCGGCGGCCGCGATGGACCAGCGCGGGTCGCTGAAGAAGGCGCTCGGCAAGGCCGCCGGCGGCGACGCGACGGATGCGATGCTCGAGGAGTTCAAGTCGATCGTGACCGCGGCGCTGACCCCCCACGCCTCGGCGATCCTGCTCGATCCGCAGTGGGGTATCGAGGCGTCGAAGCGGCGGAGCGACAACGCCGGCCTCCTGCTCGCCTACGAGGAGAGCGGCTACGACAACACCCGCCCCGGGCGGCTTCCCGACCTCCTCCCGCACTGGTCGGTCCGCCGCTTGAAGGAAGCGGGGGCGGACTGCGTCAAGGTGCTCATCTACTACACGCCCTACGATGCGGCGGCCGTCAACCACGAGAAGCACGCATTCATCGAGCGCATCGGCGACGAGTGCCGCACGAACGACATTCCCTTCTTCCTGGAATTCGTCGGCTACGACCACGAGGGCGGCGACGAGAAGGGACCCGCGTTCGCGCAGCGCAAGCCGGACGTCGTGGCGGGGAGCATGGCCGAGTTCACCAAGGACCGCTACGGCGTCGACGTGATGAAGGTGGAGATCCCGGTCAACATGAAGTTCGTGGAGGGGACCCGCAGCTTCCAGGGAACGAGGGTCTGCACGAAGGAGGAGGCGATTCACTCCTTCCGCCAGGCCGCCGCGGTGGCGCAGAAGCCGTTCATCTACCTGTCGGCCGGGGTGAGCAACGCCGAGTTCACCGAGTCGCTGGAGCTGGCCACCGAGTCGGGCGTCGAGTTCGCGGGCGTCCTCTGCGGGCGGGCGACCTGGAAGGAGGGCATTCCGGTGTACGCCACGCAGGGGGGCGACGCGTTCCGCGCGTGGCTCGACACCGAGGGCGTGCGCAACATCGGCAACGTCAACGACGCGCTGCGCGGCGCGACCTCGTGGTTCGGGGCCTACGGGGTGGAGTCCGTCGAGCCGCAGCCGGCCTAG
- a CDS encoding uridine kinase, translating into MTRPHLIAVAGASGSGKTTLAQRLAAALGPPDAVVLPLDAYYRDRPEATAAELDTANYDAPQAVDAALLEAHVRQLRAGRAVERPTYDFRIHRRTTATWTVRPGRCVIVEGILALYWSMLRNLYDTSVFMRIDEAAALARRVARDCESRGRSPASVRQQWERTVWPMYRRHVEPTARFADVVVDGAAPIAASLAAVLAHVRPRGSKSPRATGRQPG; encoded by the coding sequence ATGACGCGGCCCCATCTGATCGCGGTCGCCGGGGCCTCCGGGAGCGGCAAGACGACCCTGGCGCAACGTCTCGCCGCGGCCCTCGGACCGCCCGACGCGGTGGTGCTTCCGCTCGACGCCTACTACCGGGATCGCCCGGAAGCAACCGCCGCGGAGCTGGACACGGCCAACTACGACGCGCCGCAGGCCGTCGACGCGGCCCTGCTCGAGGCGCACGTGCGGCAGCTTCGCGCCGGTCGCGCCGTCGAGCGGCCGACCTACGATTTCCGCATCCACCGGCGCACGACGGCCACGTGGACGGTGCGGCCCGGCCGCTGCGTGATAGTGGAAGGGATTCTCGCCCTCTACTGGTCCATGCTGCGGAACCTGTACGATACGAGCGTCTTCATGCGCATCGACGAGGCCGCCGCGCTGGCACGGCGGGTGGCGCGCGACTGCGAATCCCGCGGGCGCAGCCCGGCGTCCGTACGGCAGCAGTGGGAGAGGACCGTCTGGCCGATGTACCGGCGCCACGTCGAACCGACGGCGCGCTTCGCGGACGTCGTGGTCGACGGCGCCGCGCCGATCGCGGCGAGCCTGGCCGCCGTGCTCGCCCACGTACGCCCCCGCGGAAGCAAGAGCCCCCGCGCCACCGGCCGTCAGCCCGGCTGA
- a CDS encoding chlorite dismutase family protein, with the protein MSDPTTLDPATVPAGRPAAGGPPPGVAARGGGHDEGAPDLREHGAPVRGVPQTSTRRLFVQLHVFTDCPPPDGVVDAVRRSGLDAAVYADLNDPRGLGVVLMSEDPACFAEAGRSLLTGVCFRSLTRRPEMTMIGRTYSSGREADLEDFLLRKVPRNVLSPDHPWAVWYPLRRIGAFNQLPRAEQGRILMEHGMLGRRYGEAGYAVDVRLECHGLDRDDNEFVIGLIGPELYPLSRLVKDMRATRQTSEFIQQMGPFFVGRALYQSPLPGSPST; encoded by the coding sequence ATGTCCGACCCGACGACACTCGATCCGGCAACTGTCCCCGCCGGTCGGCCCGCCGCAGGCGGCCCGCCCCCCGGCGTTGCAGCTCGCGGCGGCGGTCACGACGAAGGCGCCCCGGACCTGCGGGAGCATGGCGCGCCGGTCCGCGGCGTGCCGCAGACCTCCACCCGCCGGCTGTTCGTGCAGCTCCACGTGTTCACCGACTGTCCCCCGCCGGACGGGGTCGTCGACGCGGTGCGGCGGAGCGGCCTCGACGCCGCCGTCTACGCCGATCTGAACGACCCGCGCGGCCTCGGGGTGGTGCTGATGAGCGAGGATCCGGCGTGCTTCGCCGAGGCGGGTCGCAGCCTGCTCACCGGCGTGTGCTTCCGGAGCCTGACGCGGCGGCCGGAGATGACCATGATCGGCCGCACCTATTCTTCCGGGCGCGAGGCCGACCTCGAAGACTTCCTGCTGCGCAAGGTTCCCCGCAACGTGTTGAGTCCGGACCATCCCTGGGCCGTCTGGTATCCGTTGCGGCGCATCGGCGCCTTCAATCAGCTTCCCCGTGCAGAGCAGGGGCGCATCCTGATGGAGCACGGCATGCTGGGGCGCCGCTACGGCGAGGCGGGCTACGCGGTGGACGTGCGGCTCGAGTGCCACGGACTCGACCGGGACGACAACGAGTTCGTGATCGGTCTCATCGGGCCGGAGCTGTACCCGCTGTCGCGGCTGGTCAAGGACATGCGCGCCACCCGGCAGACCTCGGAGTTCATCCAGCAGATGGGTCCGTTCTTCGTGGGCAGGGCGCTGTACCAGTCGCCGCTCCCCGGTTCGCCTTCCACGTAG
- a CDS encoding cyanophycinase: MAPRSMLGLILAGLVVFPPPLVAQQVGPARGSLVLVGGSMQDPAIVERFLDLAGGPDAPIVLIPTAGGAESYDGTWRGTEAFRASGATRLAILHTTDRDTANTEAFVEPLRHARGVWFGGGRQWRLADAYLDTKVHEALREVLDRGGVIGGSSAGATILGSYLVRGDTRTNTIMMGDHEEGFGLLRGVGVDQHLLRRNRQFDLIEVVRARPDLLGIGIDEDTAIVVQGDRFEVIGRSYVAIYDRERLLDSGGLFYLLAPGDVYDLAAREAYRPQPALGPLDRVVAGPWPDAPH; encoded by the coding sequence ATGGCGCCCCGGTCGATGCTCGGGCTGATCCTCGCAGGCCTGGTCGTTTTCCCGCCACCCCTTGTTGCGCAGCAGGTCGGGCCCGCGAGGGGATCGCTCGTGCTCGTGGGCGGGAGCATGCAGGACCCGGCCATCGTCGAGCGCTTCCTGGATCTCGCCGGCGGCCCGGATGCCCCGATCGTGCTCATCCCGACGGCAGGCGGAGCGGAGTCGTACGACGGGACATGGCGGGGCACCGAGGCGTTTCGGGCGTCCGGGGCGACCCGGCTCGCGATCCTGCACACCACGGACCGCGACACCGCGAACACGGAAGCGTTCGTCGAACCCTTGCGTCACGCCCGCGGCGTCTGGTTCGGCGGCGGGCGCCAGTGGCGGCTCGCCGATGCGTACCTGGACACGAAGGTGCACGAGGCGCTCCGCGAGGTGCTCGACCGCGGCGGCGTCATCGGTGGATCCTCGGCGGGGGCGACCATCCTGGGCTCGTACCTGGTGCGCGGCGATACGCGGACCAACACGATCATGATGGGCGATCACGAGGAAGGGTTCGGGTTGCTGCGGGGCGTCGGGGTCGATCAGCACCTGCTGCGGCGCAATCGCCAGTTCGACCTGATCGAGGTGGTTCGCGCGCGCCCGGATCTGCTCGGCATCGGTATCGACGAGGACACCGCCATCGTCGTGCAGGGCGACCGGTTCGAGGTCATCGGTCGGAGCTACGTCGCCATCTACGATCGCGAGCGGCTGCTCGATTCAGGCGGCCTCTTCTACCTGCTGGCGCCCGGCGACGTCTACGACCTGGCGGCCAGGGAGGCCTACCGTCCCCAGCCGGCGCTCGGACCCCTCGACCGCGTCGTGGCCGGGCCGTGGCCCGACGCGCCTCACTGA
- the ggt gene encoding gamma-glutamyltransferase, which produces MTTLRTRLAAVSVTCALVVATVGGSSEPARARRGMVVASDSVAAEVGRDVLQAGGSAVDAAVATAFALAVTLPAAGNIGGGGFLVYRAADGSDAAYDFRETAPAAASPEMFLSGGAYDWARHHDSHVAVGVPGTVAGLHRAWSDHGRLPWRRLVDPAVALARDGFVLTHARAASLAGVLPRMARYPAAVAAFSNAGAPYAAGERFRQPDLAGTLERIAAEGPDGFYRGRTAALLAREMAAHGGLITEADLAGYEPQVREPIRGDYRGYEIVSMPPPSSGGITLVQMLNVLEGYDLQAAGYGSALNVHRIAEAMRRGFADRARHLGDPDFNPAMPVLRLTSKEHAAGLRATIDPDLASRSGPDTFEWPARGNETTHLSVVDADRNAVALTTTLEQSYGSKIVVPGAGFLLNNEMGDFNAAPGLTTAAGLIGTRPNLAEPGKRMLSSMTPTIVEKDGRLFMVTGSPGGRTIINTVLHTILNVVDFGMNVQEAIDAPRFHHQWLPDELRYERRGLSPDTVRLLEARGHVLAARTSQGAAHAIVLDAEADVLEGAADPRRADAAVAGY; this is translated from the coding sequence ATGACGACCCTTCGTACCCGTCTGGCGGCAGTCAGCGTCACGTGCGCCCTGGTGGTCGCGACCGTCGGCGGCAGTTCCGAGCCGGCCCGCGCCCGCCGCGGCATGGTGGTCGCTTCGGACAGCGTGGCCGCGGAGGTCGGCCGCGACGTCTTGCAGGCCGGCGGATCGGCCGTGGATGCGGCGGTGGCAACCGCCTTCGCGCTCGCGGTGACGTTGCCCGCGGCCGGCAACATCGGCGGGGGCGGGTTCCTGGTATACCGGGCGGCGGACGGATCCGACGCCGCGTACGACTTCCGCGAAACCGCGCCGGCCGCGGCCTCGCCGGAGATGTTCCTGTCCGGCGGTGCCTACGACTGGGCGCGCCACCACGACAGCCACGTCGCGGTCGGTGTGCCCGGGACGGTCGCCGGGCTCCATCGGGCCTGGAGCGACCACGGGCGTCTCCCGTGGCGGCGCCTGGTGGACCCGGCCGTTGCCCTCGCGCGTGACGGTTTCGTTCTCACCCACGCCCGCGCGGCGTCGCTGGCCGGCGTGCTGCCCCGCATGGCCCGGTATCCCGCCGCGGTCGCTGCCTTCTCCAACGCCGGTGCACCGTACGCGGCCGGCGAGCGCTTCCGGCAGCCCGACCTCGCGGGCACGTTGGAACGCATCGCGGCTGAAGGGCCTGACGGCTTCTACCGTGGACGGACCGCGGCGCTTCTTGCACGGGAGATGGCGGCGCACGGCGGGTTGATTACCGAGGCCGATCTGGCCGGGTACGAGCCGCAGGTCCGCGAGCCCATCCGGGGCGATTACCGCGGCTACGAGATCGTATCGATGCCGCCCCCCAGCTCCGGCGGGATCACGCTGGTCCAGATGCTCAACGTGCTGGAGGGCTACGACCTGCAGGCCGCCGGCTACGGTTCCGCCCTCAACGTCCACCGCATCGCCGAGGCCATGCGCCGCGGCTTCGCGGACCGGGCCCGGCACCTCGGGGATCCCGACTTCAACCCCGCCATGCCGGTGCTCCGGCTGACGTCGAAGGAGCACGCGGCGGGGCTACGCGCGACCATCGACCCCGATCTCGCCTCCCGGTCCGGTCCCGACACGTTCGAGTGGCCGGCGAGAGGGAACGAGACCACGCACCTGTCGGTGGTCGACGCCGATCGCAACGCGGTCGCACTCACCACCACGCTCGAGCAGTCCTACGGATCGAAGATCGTCGTACCGGGCGCCGGCTTTCTGCTCAACAACGAGATGGGCGACTTCAACGCCGCGCCGGGGCTGACCACCGCGGCCGGGCTGATCGGAACCCGGCCCAATCTCGCGGAGCCGGGCAAGCGCATGCTGTCGAGCATGACGCCCACGATCGTGGAGAAGGACGGCCGCCTCTTCATGGTCACCGGCAGTCCCGGAGGACGGACCATCATCAATACCGTGCTGCACACCATCCTCAACGTCGTCGATTTCGGCATGAACGTGCAGGAGGCGATAGACGCGCCGCGCTTCCACCACCAGTGGCTGCCGGACGAGCTGCGTTACGAGCGGCGCGGCCTCTCGCCCGACACCGTGCGGTTGCTGGAGGCGCGCGGCCACGTGCTCGCCGCCCGCACCAGTCAGGGTGCCGCGCACGCCATCGTGCTCGACGCCGAGGCGGACGTGCTGGAGGGGGCGGCCGATCCGCGCCGCGCGGATGCGGCGGTTGCCGGCTACTGA
- a CDS encoding transglycosylase SLT domain-containing protein, protein MHSTTKRRGTVGIACLSWLLAAAALAQERDSPAGLRLPPPTFAGAAAELHAGRPAEALARLERNAPTGAAPPALEHTILRATLLAAAGRGAEAESAWRSVIERAVFMRTFARRAIVESAAGRGAPADAEPFLAELTRGDPVRHRDLVLHVAEAHLTTGAPLRAAARYREVLAATGAGAAADAARLGLAAALEAAGDGARALATLREAQLRHRTSDAFVAGRRESRRLARARGETLSPFSETEYRGLVRRLRSASRFEPALSLLDEWAAAFPGRGSRERIAAERIETLYAQRDNEAAVAAGAAFRNRFPASPLVPAVRLTEFRLAVRMGDMDRARRLGADLWEGRVSGATPEQRRGAGVLLAAVLPATGDVEGGLALFPGLFETAPTPDDQRAILWRAGVAAVRTGQYDRALTNLRGLIEREPSGQLALAAQYWLGVAHERSGDRGAAERVFEPLALRYPYHYYGLTARQRLVEIRGAPDGGLGAPAPLDFPNLALRPASRERAEFRAAMALARAGLVDDAAWYLRRLLDRSRGDRGLALLAARASSQAGDHASAARVLFNHFTAYFNRPARGLPDDFLRMAYPRPFWDTVVDAARAHDADPVLLVSLMRSESRFDPAARSAVGAVGLLQIMPYTAEALAERAGVGEILASPLDDATLAEPRVNIAIAARLNADLLELFDGARLPVIASYNAGEDRAGEWWAAARALRDDFFVDSIPYTETRNFTRGVLANYAAYERIYGAR, encoded by the coding sequence GTGCACTCGACAACGAAACGCCGCGGCACAGTCGGAATCGCCTGCCTCTCCTGGCTTCTGGCCGCTGCCGCTCTCGCGCAGGAACGGGACTCCCCGGCCGGCCTCCGGCTTCCGCCCCCGACCTTTGCCGGCGCCGCGGCGGAGCTGCACGCCGGCCGGCCCGCCGAGGCACTGGCGAGACTGGAGCGGAACGCCCCGACCGGCGCCGCCCCTCCCGCCCTGGAGCACACGATCCTGCGCGCCACGCTGCTCGCCGCCGCAGGTCGGGGGGCGGAAGCCGAGTCCGCCTGGCGGTCGGTAATCGAGCGCGCCGTCTTCATGCGCACCTTCGCCCGGCGCGCCATCGTCGAGAGCGCCGCCGGCCGGGGAGCGCCGGCGGACGCAGAGCCGTTCCTCGCCGAGCTCACGCGCGGCGATCCCGTACGCCATCGGGATCTGGTCCTGCACGTGGCGGAAGCGCATCTGACCACCGGTGCGCCGCTCCGGGCGGCGGCACGCTACCGGGAAGTGCTCGCCGCAACCGGCGCCGGCGCGGCCGCCGACGCCGCCCGCCTGGGCCTCGCCGCCGCGCTCGAAGCCGCGGGAGACGGCGCCCGGGCCCTGGCGACGCTGCGCGAGGCGCAGCTCCGTCATCGAACCTCCGATGCGTTCGTCGCAGGACGCCGCGAGTCCCGGCGGTTGGCGCGCGCCCGCGGCGAGACCCTGTCGCCGTTCAGCGAGACGGAGTACCGGGGTCTGGTACGCCGGCTCCGCAGCGCGTCCCGCTTCGAACCCGCACTCTCGCTGCTCGACGAATGGGCCGCGGCGTTCCCCGGCCGCGGGTCGCGGGAACGTATCGCCGCGGAACGAATCGAAACGCTGTACGCCCAGCGCGACAACGAAGCGGCGGTCGCCGCCGGCGCCGCGTTCCGCAACCGCTTTCCGGCCAGCCCGCTGGTCCCCGCCGTCCGCCTGACCGAATTCCGCCTGGCCGTACGCATGGGCGACATGGACCGCGCCCGACGCCTCGGCGCCGACCTCTGGGAGGGACGTGTCTCCGGCGCCACTCCCGAGCAACGGCGCGGCGCCGGGGTGCTGCTGGCCGCCGTCCTCCCGGCGACCGGCGACGTCGAGGGCGGCCTGGCGCTCTTCCCCGGCCTGTTCGAGACCGCTCCCACACCCGACGATCAGCGTGCGATCCTCTGGCGGGCCGGCGTGGCGGCGGTGCGAACCGGACAGTACGACCGCGCGCTGACCAATCTCCGCGGGCTCATCGAGAGGGAACCGAGTGGACAGCTCGCCCTGGCAGCGCAGTACTGGCTGGGCGTCGCCCACGAGCGGAGCGGAGATCGAGGTGCGGCCGAGCGTGTGTTCGAGCCGCTCGCTCTGCGCTACCCCTACCACTACTACGGCCTGACCGCACGACAGCGGCTGGTGGAGATCCGCGGTGCGCCCGACGGCGGCCTGGGCGCTCCCGCCCCCCTCGATTTCCCGAACCTGGCGCTGCGCCCCGCATCACGCGAGCGGGCGGAGTTCCGCGCCGCCATGGCGCTGGCCCGCGCCGGCCTCGTCGACGACGCGGCCTGGTACCTGCGTCGCCTGCTGGACCGCAGCCGGGGAGACCGGGGCCTGGCCCTGCTCGCGGCCCGCGCCTCGTCGCAGGCCGGCGATCACGCCAGCGCCGCGCGGGTGCTCTTCAACCACTTCACGGCGTACTTCAACCGGCCGGCGCGCGGACTGCCGGACGACTTCCTGAGGATGGCCTATCCCCGGCCCTTCTGGGACACGGTCGTCGACGCGGCCCGTGCCCACGACGCGGATCCGGTGCTGCTGGTCTCGCTGATGCGGAGCGAGTCGCGCTTCGACCCCGCCGCCCGCTCGGCCGTCGGGGCCGTCGGACTGCTGCAGATCATGCCGTACACCGCCGAGGCGCTCGCCGAGCGGGCCGGGGTCGGCGAGATCCTGGCCAGCCCCCTCGACGACGCCACGCTGGCCGAACCCCGCGTCAACATCGCCATCGCGGCGCGCCTGAACGCAGACCTGCTGGAGCTGTTCGACGGGGCGCGGCTGCCGGTGATTGCCTCCTACAATGCGGGCGAGGACCGCGCCGGCGAGTGGTGGGCCGCGGCGCGCGCGCTGCGCGACGATTTCTTCGTCGACAGCATTCCCTACACGGAGACACGCAACTTCACGCGCGGCGTGCTGGCCAACTACGCCGCCTACGAGCGGATCTACGGCGCCCGGTAG